A genomic stretch from Candidatus Methanomassiliicoccus intestinalis Issoire-Mx1 includes:
- a CDS encoding GNAT family N-acetyltransferase, with the protein MEIVSYQKQYKNDFIDLNLAWLNKYFKIEKNDLDMLNGVESLIEQGAAVYFAVDQEKVIATCMIIPKENCTWEICKLATDEKYQGNGAGSAVLKACMNHAVEHGAKKLMIVSNRILTAAMHLYSKMGFYEVPIDNMEYERVNIQLELKIK; encoded by the coding sequence ATGGAGATCGTATCATACCAAAAGCAATACAAAAATGACTTCATTGATTTAAACCTGGCATGGCTAAATAAATATTTTAAGATTGAAAAGAATGATCTGGACATGTTAAACGGCGTAGAGTCGCTTATTGAACAAGGCGCGGCCGTTTATTTTGCTGTAGACCAAGAAAAGGTCATTGCAACCTGTATGATCATTCCAAAAGAGAATTGTACGTGGGAAATTTGTAAACTTGCTACCGATGAAAAATATCAAGGAAATGGGGCAGGTTCGGCGGTTTTAAAAGCGTGTATGAATCATGCTGTAGAACACGGTGCAAAAAAGTTGATGATTGTTTCAAACCGCATACTGACCGCGGCTATGCATCTATATTCTAAAATGGGATTTTATGAGGTGCCGATAGACAATATGGAATATGAACGCGTCAATATCCAACTCGAACTAAAAATCAAGTAG